In Vibrio atlanticus, the following proteins share a genomic window:
- the arcA gene encoding arginine deiminase: protein MSKFYVGSEIGQLRRVLVHRPRRALTHLTPSNCHDLLFDDVLAVERAGKEHDAFTKTLRDQGVEVLLLTDLLADTLAVPEAKDWLLSCQVSDYRLGKTFANDVRCYLGDLPNLELAKILTGGLSYAEMPMKSSSMMQGMHAPTDFIIEPLPNHLFTRDTSCWVYGGVSINPMAKPARQRETNHVRAIYRWHPTFAGEDFIKYFGDEENINYDNSTIEGGDVLVLGRGAVLIGMSERTTAQGVEHLASSLFKHGQATQVIAMQLPKHRSCMHLDTVMTHMNEDTFSVYPEVVSKDVQCWNLTGDESGAVKVKEEGYFVTAIEKALGVDKLNLITTGGDNFHAEREQWNDANNVLTVKPGVVIGYEGNTYTNEKYDKAGITVLPIPGDELGRGRGGARCMSCPIERDGI from the coding sequence ATGAGTAAGTTCTATGTAGGTTCTGAAATAGGTCAATTGCGCCGCGTTCTAGTTCACCGCCCAAGACGCGCACTGACTCACCTAACACCCTCTAACTGTCACGATTTACTATTTGATGACGTACTGGCTGTTGAGCGCGCAGGTAAAGAGCATGACGCATTTACTAAAACGCTACGTGATCAGGGTGTTGAAGTTCTTCTTCTTACTGACCTACTAGCAGACACACTAGCAGTGCCAGAAGCGAAAGACTGGCTACTAAGCTGCCAGGTATCTGATTACCGTTTGGGTAAAACATTCGCTAATGATGTGCGCTGCTACTTGGGCGACTTACCAAACTTAGAGCTAGCAAAAATCCTAACGGGCGGTCTTTCTTACGCTGAAATGCCAATGAAATCATCTTCAATGATGCAAGGCATGCACGCACCAACTGACTTCATTATCGAACCTCTACCAAACCACCTATTTACTCGTGACACATCTTGCTGGGTATACGGTGGCGTATCTATCAACCCGATGGCGAAACCTGCTCGTCAACGTGAAACAAACCACGTTCGCGCTATTTACCGCTGGCACCCAACATTCGCAGGCGAAGACTTCATTAAATACTTCGGTGATGAAGAAAACATCAACTACGACAACTCAACAATCGAAGGTGGTGACGTTCTTGTTCTCGGCCGTGGCGCGGTTCTTATCGGTATGTCTGAGCGTACAACAGCACAAGGTGTTGAACACTTAGCGTCTAGCCTATTCAAACACGGTCAAGCGACACAAGTTATCGCAATGCAGCTACCAAAACACCGTTCTTGCATGCACTTAGACACCGTGATGACTCACATGAACGAAGATACGTTCTCTGTTTACCCTGAAGTGGTAAGTAAAGACGTGCAGTGCTGGAACCTAACTGGCGATGAGTCAGGCGCAGTGAAAGTGAAAGAAGAAGGCTACTTCGTAACAGCTATCGAAAAAGCACTTGGCGTAGACAAGCTAAACCTAATCACAACGGGTGGCGACAACTTCCATGCAGAACGTGAACAGTGGAACGATGCAAACAACGTTCTAACGGTTAAACCTGGCGTTGTTATTGGCTACGAAGGCAACACATACACCAACGAAAAATACGACAAAGCAGGCATCACGGTTCTTCCGATTCCAGGAGACGAACTTGGTCGCGGTCGCGGTGGTGCACGCTGCATGAGCTGTCCAATTGAGCGTGATGGTATCTAA
- the arcC gene encoding carbamate kinase, with protein sequence MTKQTVVVALGGNALLRRGEPLEADVQRRNIETAVKTISEIAKVYNVVLVHGNGPQVGLLALQGLEYKKVNPYPLDVLGSETQGMIGYMLMQEFKNYLPDRNISCMLTQMTVDPNDPAFADPTKPIGPIYEEAEARELAEKFHWIVKPDGQHFRRVVPSPRPTGIVEHEAITQLIDAGHLVICTGGGGIPVKKENGKLVGVEAVIDKDMSAAFLAKQLDADALLILTDADAVYLDWGKPTQHALRSTTPSELAKFTFDAGSMGPKIEASCEFIQQGGKVVGIGALEDGLQILQGQAGTNITKG encoded by the coding sequence ATGACTAAGCAAACTGTTGTTGTTGCACTCGGCGGTAATGCCCTACTTCGTCGCGGTGAGCCGTTAGAAGCCGATGTTCAACGCCGTAATATTGAAACGGCTGTTAAAACCATCTCTGAAATCGCGAAAGTGTACAACGTGGTTCTAGTGCACGGTAATGGTCCACAAGTTGGCTTACTTGCTCTGCAAGGTTTGGAGTACAAAAAAGTAAACCCGTATCCATTGGATGTATTGGGCAGTGAGACTCAAGGCATGATCGGCTACATGCTGATGCAAGAGTTCAAAAACTACCTGCCTGACCGCAACATCTCATGCATGTTGACGCAAATGACCGTTGATCCAAACGATCCTGCATTCGCAGATCCAACTAAGCCAATTGGCCCGATCTACGAAGAAGCAGAAGCGCGTGAGTTAGCGGAGAAATTCCACTGGATCGTAAAACCAGACGGTCAACATTTCCGTCGAGTAGTGCCAAGCCCACGCCCTACTGGCATTGTTGAACACGAAGCGATCACTCAACTTATCGATGCAGGTCACCTCGTAATTTGTACTGGCGGTGGTGGCATCCCAGTGAAAAAAGAAAATGGCAAATTAGTCGGCGTTGAAGCGGTTATCGACAAAGACATGTCAGCGGCTTTCTTGGCGAAACAATTGGATGCGGATGCACTACTTATTCTGACCGATGCTGACGCTGTTTATCTTGATTGGGGCAAACCGACTCAACACGCACTGCGCAGTACTACACCAAGTGAATTGGCGAAATTTACATTTGATGCAGGCTCAATGGGGCCAAAAATTGAAGCATCGTGCGAGTTCATTCAGCAAGGCGGCAAAGTAGTGGGTATCGGCGCACTCGAAGATGGTTTGCAAATCCTGCAAGGCCAAGCGGGCACCAATATCACCAAAGGTTAA